A genomic stretch from Setaria italica strain Yugu1 chromosome VII, Setaria_italica_v2.0, whole genome shotgun sequence includes:
- the LOC101753734 gene encoding CTD small phosphatase-like protein 2: MHTRKKGAARSADGDHANLKTSRASRRSTQPPVAEKKVTDLITSSSRKQKPVGVTSKKHSKGGRKLLAACDSADAENDAPQVAPSIPADQQHSDGGGADDRPNNSIFSPTYHHHKDGGLNNLSKAGSLEDQTAPVHGCNEATQKSGSNIARNTCDGASDHSCTLNLQSTGQSKLLEVDEYSELGNLSSEVSAIYLAMQQSKLECIDEQSQDSTSTEGYCDAEETEEYDEFDPYSFIKDLPDLSMVVPKFRPVLLPKQTRSCPTTTLVLDLDETLVHSTLEHCEDADFTFPVHFNFREHTIYVRCRPYLKEFLDRVATLFETIIFTASQSIYAEQLLNVLDPKRKLFRHRVYRESCVYVEGNYLKDLTVLGRDLTRVMIVDNSPQAFGFQLDNGIPIESWFDDPNDTELLKLLPFLESLVGVDDVRPYIARKFNLREKVATAASLTMDMQM, translated from the exons ATGCATACAAGAAAAAAGGGTGCTGCGAGATCTGCAGATGGGGATCATGCCAATCTTAAAACAAGCAGGGCATCACGAAGATCAACTCAGCCTCCAGTTGCTGAAAAGAAAGTAACAGATCTCATTACGTCTTCTTCCAGGAAGCAGAAGCCTG TTGGTGTTACTTCCAAGAAACATTCTAAAGGAGGAAGGAAGCTCTTAGCTGCATGTGACAGCGCTGATGCTGAAAATGATGCACCTCAAGTGGCCCCTAGTATTCCTGCTGATCAGCAG CACTCTGATGGCGGTGGTGCAGATGATCGTCCAAACAATTCCATTTTCTCCCCTACATACCATCATCACAAGGATGGTGGTCTGAATAACCTCTCAAAAG CTGGCTCATTAGAAGATCAGACAGCACCTGTTCATGGTTGTAACGAAGCTACCCAAAAATCCGGGTCAAACATTGCACGTAACACTTGTGATGGGGCAAGTGACCACTCTTGCACGCTCAATTTGCAATCTACTGGGCAGAGCAAATTGCTTGAAGTGGATGAGTACAGTGAACTGGGAAACCTTTCTTCAGAAGTGTCAGCAATATATCTTGCTATGCAGCAGTCTAAACTGGAGTGCATTGATGAACAGAGTCAAGATTCTACCTCAACAGAAGGTTATTGTGACGCTGAGGAGACTGAGGAGTATGATGAGTTTGATCCATATTCTTTTATCAAAGATTTACCTGATTTATCTATGGTGGTTCCCAAGTTTCGCCCTGTTCTCCTTCCAAAGCAGACACGGAGTTGCCCAACAACTACACTTGTACTTGATCTGGATG AAACTCTTGTCCATTCAACTCTTGAACACTGTGAGGATGCTGATTTCACATTTCCAGTTCATTTTAACTTTAGAGAGCACACAATATATGTTCGATGCCGCCCCTATCTCAAAGAGTTCTTGGATAGGGTTGCCACCTTGTTTGAGACGATTATTTTCACTGCTAGTCAAAGCATTTATGCAGAGCAACTTCTCAACGTTCTTGATCCCAAAAGAAAGTTGTTCCGTCATCGTGTTTATCGCGAGTCTTGCGTTTATGTGGAGGGAAACTACCTAAAGGATCTGACAGTTCTTGGACGAGACTTAACCCGTGTAATGATTGTTGATAATTCTCCACAG GCCTTTGGGTTCCAGTTAGACAATGGCATTCCTATAGAGAGCTGGTTCGATGATCCCAATGATACTGAACTACTGAAATTACTCCCCTTCCTAGAAAGCTTGGTTGGTGTTGATGATGTCCGGCCTTATATAGCAAGGAAGTTCAACCTTCGGGAGAAGGTAGCCACTGCAGCTTCTCTCACAATGGACATGCAGATGTGA